From the Borrelia puertoricensis genome, one window contains:
- a CDS encoding NAD(+)/NADH kinase has translation MKSKVLIYVNYSNLDAEVLACEIQKYLKHKYGVLSLFAGIDKSSEVLTEDNLILAITLGGDGTVLLASSLLLKNDIDIPIISINLGKVGFLADIKPIDFKEVIDKFFDNSLVIHSKYLLSISAYENGNNVFTKYALNDVIIRSSVINKLIDVNLRVNSEDFLSYRSDGIIFATPTGSTGYSFSAGGSILESDLRAFILTPISPHSVYNRSFIFSSGSRLSLSFQKGYALNSASIFVDGVNIGKFGVDIIFELGLDNKSLRFASFCTDTFVRRLKNKLL, from the coding sequence ATGAAGAGTAAGGTTCTTATTTACGTAAATTATTCAAATTTAGATGCCGAGGTTCTTGCTTGTGAAATACAAAAATATTTAAAACATAAATATGGTGTTTTAAGCTTATTTGCAGGAATTGATAAATCTTCAGAGGTGTTAACTGAAGATAATTTGATTCTTGCAATAACTTTGGGCGGAGATGGTACAGTTTTATTAGCTAGTAGCTTGCTTTTGAAGAATGATATTGATATTCCAATTATTTCAATAAATTTAGGCAAGGTAGGATTTTTAGCAGACATAAAACCTATTGATTTTAAAGAGGTCATAGATAAGTTTTTTGATAATTCTTTAGTTATTCATAGTAAATATTTACTTAGTATTAGTGCTTATGAGAATGGAAATAATGTGTTTACCAAATATGCTTTAAATGATGTAATTATTCGTTCTAGTGTTATTAATAAGTTGATTGATGTAAATCTTAGGGTTAATTCAGAAGATTTTCTCTCATATAGGAGTGATGGAATAATATTTGCAACTCCTACAGGTTCAACCGGATATTCTTTCTCGGCAGGTGGATCTATTTTAGAATCAGATCTTCGGGCTTTTATCTTAACTCCTATTTCCCCACATTCTGTTTATAATCGTTCCTTTATTTTTTCAAGCGGAAGTAGGCTTTCACTTTCATTTCAAAAGGGATATGCGTTAAACTCAGCATCAATTTTCGTTGATGGCGTTAATATTGGTAAGTTTGGGGTTGATATTATTTTTGAGTTGGGACTTGATAATAAGAGTTTACGTTTCGCATCATTTTGTACAGATACTTTTGTTAGAAGACTTAAAAATAAGTTATTATAA
- a CDS encoding chemotaxis protein CheW — MKEKFMEKKSHLQVACFKIGKESYGVAIDHIREVIKVPLEGIYAIPNVPDYITGIYNLRGSVIPLINLNIRFKIPSVYVTEEDKLLTGYLIVNIKDKLLGIFVDKVLKVISFDRSKVQEPPATLQTLDRKYISGVVKIDNEENFESEYLILIDIERIFDKGEFARIPYKENNEE; from the coding sequence ATGAAAGAAAAATTTATGGAAAAAAAGTCTCATTTACAAGTTGCATGTTTTAAAATAGGCAAAGAGAGTTATGGGGTTGCAATAGATCACATTAGGGAAGTAATTAAAGTGCCTTTGGAAGGTATATATGCAATACCCAATGTTCCTGATTATATTACGGGTATTTATAATCTTAGAGGGAGTGTTATCCCTTTAATAAATTTAAATATTAGATTTAAAATTCCTTCTGTTTATGTAACGGAGGAAGATAAACTTTTAACAGGTTATTTAATAGTGAATATCAAAGATAAGCTTTTAGGAATATTTGTAGATAAAGTTCTTAAGGTTATTAGTTTTGATAGATCAAAGGTACAAGAACCTCCTGCGACCTTGCAAACTTTGGATAGAAAATACATATCTGGTGTTGTTAAAATTGATAATGAGGAAAATTTTGAGAGTGAATATTTAATTTTAATTGATATTGAACGGATATTTGACAAGGGTGAATTTGCACGGATTCCATATAAGGAGAATAATGAAGAGTAA
- a CDS encoding RlmE family RNA methyltransferase produces MYNVIDEYSRRAKKEGYLARSVYKLIEIDKRFSLFLSGNILDIGASPGSFSQYAYGNLKDGVLVAVDLNDIELNFTNNFYFIKGNIYIDEVCQKIETFAPYSLIISDTAPKTTGNRLVDTSNSFNLNMRIVELASRILVKGGNLLLKVFQGGEEEQIFYKLKSCFKIVKKVRPKAVRKSSFEIYFLSKDFIKLDTNI; encoded by the coding sequence ATGTATAATGTTATTGATGAATATTCACGAAGAGCTAAAAAAGAAGGATATCTTGCTAGATCTGTTTATAAGTTGATAGAAATTGATAAGAGATTTTCTTTGTTTCTTTCTGGCAATATATTGGATATTGGAGCGTCTCCTGGCAGTTTTTCTCAGTATGCTTATGGCAATCTTAAAGATGGGGTACTTGTTGCTGTTGACCTTAATGATATAGAGCTTAATTTTACTAATAATTTTTATTTTATCAAAGGTAATATATATATTGATGAGGTTTGTCAAAAGATTGAGACTTTTGCCCCTTATAGTTTAATTATAAGTGATACAGCTCCTAAGACTACTGGTAATAGGTTAGTTGATACAAGTAATTCTTTTAATTTGAATATGAGAATAGTTGAATTGGCGTCTAGAATTTTGGTAAAGGGTGGTAATTTATTACTTAAGGTTTTTCAAGGAGGCGAGGAAGAGCAGATTTTTTATAAGCTTAAGAGTTGTTTTAAGATTGTCAAAAAAGTTAGACCTAAAGCTGTGCGGAAGAGTTCTTTTGAGATTTATTTTTTATCTAAGGATTTTATTAAGTTAGATACAAATATTTAA
- a CDS encoding polyprenyl synthetase family protein, giving the protein MQNKSFLDKIEKNINNIFEQDHFLNLFKDKDLKLKLNIQKNTLKTIKAPAIEIINRGGKRIRPILMILLAYALGYNNKNTENLYKLSMLLELPHSGSLIIDDIEDGAIKRRGKPAIHLIYGLDNSINTANLIYFLPAKLIQTSKFKKSQKLLIYENFFTTLSNLHLGQGIDIALHNGTYIPNIDEYISLVELKTSCLFGMAGFLAGILTNNENKAKNLYNTFLKLGTCFQIIDDIKNIKDGINGKDFGDDLIEGKKSLPIIYFLKEKLLNEQIIQELNAIKNKSINESKKEILRFSNMINSSSAIQDSANLAMSYLNKFIEELNSYALIKKYKDMIMDIVKKIKGENL; this is encoded by the coding sequence ATGCAAAATAAATCATTTTTAGATAAGATCGAAAAAAATATTAATAATATATTCGAACAAGATCATTTTCTCAATTTATTTAAAGACAAAGATTTAAAGCTAAAACTTAATATACAAAAAAACACATTAAAAACAATTAAAGCCCCAGCTATTGAAATAATAAATAGAGGGGGAAAGAGAATAAGACCAATACTAATGATTTTACTAGCATATGCATTAGGATATAATAACAAAAATACTGAGAATCTATACAAACTAAGCATGTTACTTGAATTACCTCATTCTGGAAGTTTAATTATTGACGACATAGAAGATGGGGCTATTAAAAGAAGGGGTAAACCTGCTATTCACTTAATTTACGGATTAGATAACAGCATTAATACAGCTAATTTAATTTACTTTCTGCCTGCAAAATTAATACAAACTTCTAAATTTAAAAAAAGTCAAAAACTATTAATTTATGAAAATTTTTTCACAACGCTCTCAAACCTTCACCTAGGACAAGGAATTGATATCGCATTGCACAATGGGACATATATTCCAAACATTGACGAATACATATCTTTAGTAGAACTTAAAACAAGCTGCCTTTTTGGAATGGCTGGATTTTTAGCCGGAATACTTACAAACAATGAAAATAAAGCAAAAAATCTTTACAACACATTTCTAAAACTTGGAACCTGTTTCCAAATAATAGACGATATCAAAAACATTAAAGATGGAATTAACGGCAAAGATTTTGGAGATGACTTAATTGAAGGAAAAAAAAGTCTGCCCATAATATACTTTTTAAAAGAAAAACTATTGAATGAGCAAATCATTCAAGAATTAAACGCAATTAAAAATAAATCTATAAATGAATCAAAAAAAGAAATATTAAGATTTAGCAATATGATTAACTCATCAAGTGCCATTCAAGATTCTGCAAATCTTGCAATGTCGTACCTTAATAAATTTATAGAAGAATTAAATTCATACGCATTGATAAAGAAGTATAAAGATATGATAATGGACATTGTAAAGAAAATAAAAGGGGAAAATTTATGA
- a CDS encoding tetratricopeptide repeat protein, which translates to MRKYAITIVWMNIIASIYATIPTEDINKIDELYTKSMLLKELKKYNQSKALLMQIINTDPKQVDAYLLIAELEYLMNNWLQAIEQTKTYLQIIDFKDTKNYLDISWAYFLIGESRNSMDYIMQFIQDNKELLNTNIYILIDTILKKGFYHFIQDEDLIFNLIINTLFQIETYDDIIFTIFLNNLDIIKQMPFYEFNKIKIQDLELQIRALKRLKNSINDIAKTG; encoded by the coding sequence ATGAGAAAATATGCAATAACGATAGTTTGGATGAATATCATTGCTTCTATTTATGCAACAATTCCTACAGAAGATATAAATAAAATAGATGAACTTTATACAAAATCAATGTTACTCAAAGAACTAAAGAAATATAATCAATCCAAAGCATTATTAATGCAAATTATCAATACAGATCCAAAACAAGTTGATGCATATTTACTGATCGCAGAATTAGAATACTTGATGAATAACTGGTTACAAGCAATCGAACAAACAAAAACTTATCTACAAATAATTGATTTTAAAGATACAAAAAATTATCTTGATATTTCATGGGCATATTTTCTCATAGGGGAATCAAGAAACTCAATGGACTATATAATGCAATTTATTCAAGATAATAAAGAACTACTAAATACTAATATATACATATTAATTGATACTATTTTAAAAAAAGGATTTTATCATTTCATACAAGATGAAGACTTAATATTTAATCTGATAATAAATACTCTTTTCCAAATAGAAACATATGATGACATCATATTTACAATTTTTCTAAACAATTTAGATATCATCAAACAAATGCCCTTTTATGAATTCAATAAAATTAAAATACAAGATTTAGAATTACAAATTCGTGCCTTAAAAAGGCTCAAAAATTCGATAAATGATATTGCTAAAACAGGTTAG
- a CDS encoding ABC transporter permease: protein MFGVFLHSIVFAYLALGILYAERVGLLNISIEGISFLSVFLTSFFIYLGYGIFASVVMTIFISLIFGFFLSFIVVIGYNIFITGIGINILCHFLVRVLMKANFNFIPGFSLNISNNFAIIFFVIFFFVFLSFSIYILNYSRVKVVFEFIRSNDYENILGERTSNYFKSFAIFVSVISASIAGSFLAINFNVYSYDLGLNNGWLAICMLYIAFANPWLIFPSAFLMIFIEYEFFNFQDYVNSYFALSLPFYMAILINVFVSFFRKTNLF from the coding sequence ATGTTTGGTGTTTTTTTGCATTCTATAGTATTTGCATATTTGGCTCTTGGAATTCTTTATGCTGAGAGAGTAGGACTTTTAAATATATCTATTGAAGGAATTTCTTTTTTATCTGTTTTTCTAACATCTTTTTTTATTTATTTGGGGTATGGAATATTTGCTTCAGTTGTTATGACGATTTTTATTAGTTTGATCTTTGGTTTTTTTTTGTCTTTTATTGTAGTAATTGGTTATAACATCTTTATAACGGGTATAGGAATTAACATATTGTGTCATTTTTTAGTTAGGGTTTTAATGAAAGCTAATTTCAATTTTATTCCAGGATTTAGTTTAAATATTTCTAATAATTTTGCTATTATTTTTTTTGTTATATTTTTTTTCGTTTTTTTAAGTTTTAGTATTTATATACTAAATTATTCAAGAGTCAAAGTAGTTTTTGAGTTTATTCGCTCGAATGATTATGAAAATATCTTAGGTGAACGAACTAGTAATTACTTTAAATCTTTTGCTATTTTTGTATCCGTAATCTCGGCAAGTATTGCAGGTTCATTTCTTGCTATCAATTTTAATGTTTATTCTTATGATTTGGGGTTAAATAATGGTTGGCTTGCTATTTGTATGCTGTATATTGCATTTGCAAATCCTTGGCTCATTTTTCCAAGTGCATTTTTGATGATATTTATTGAATACGAGTTTTTTAATTTTCAGGATTATGTTAATTCTTATTTTGCCCTTTCTTTGCCCTTTTATATGGCTATATTAATTAATGTATTTGTTTCATTTTTTAGAAAAACTAACCTGTTTTAG
- a CDS encoding ABC transporter permease: MMAFRREYILLIFSLSVLSISYFFDGFFSFSYMKVMLWNFILLLLIATGISTCARSNSLTLGDEGQVYFGAFLSYVFCDFCGLTYFNFVLIIILSSFLVGVIGIIPFLLTFFCGVNGMLTGLLMSYGNQRLVDGFISKLLGSNGLLNQTKSIDKIFTINTAFPYLLLFSILVWGCYVFIHKRTILGLRLEILNDRKPLSKFFGINEFKYKFCTVFTSAFLNGLVGSIFLIFFKNYLFLGLTAGFGWNGFVVAVVSGFNYMYVLCFSLFFAMLNEFNNYLKINYSFKFEFIGLYQAISIFIALFLINSGKK; this comes from the coding sequence ATGATGGCATTTAGAAGAGAGTATATTTTATTAATATTTTCACTGAGTGTGTTGAGTATTAGCTATTTTTTTGATGGTTTTTTTAGTTTTTCTTATATGAAAGTAATGTTGTGGAACTTTATATTGCTCTTATTAATTGCGACAGGAATCTCAACTTGTGCTAGAAGTAATAGTTTGACTCTTGGTGATGAAGGTCAAGTTTATTTTGGAGCGTTTTTATCATATGTATTTTGTGATTTTTGTGGACTTACATACTTTAATTTTGTATTAATAATAATTTTAAGCTCGTTTTTAGTTGGTGTTATAGGAATTATTCCTTTTTTATTGACATTTTTTTGTGGGGTAAATGGTATGCTTACAGGTCTTTTAATGTCTTATGGAAATCAGAGATTAGTTGATGGATTTATATCAAAGCTTTTAGGCTCGAATGGACTTTTAAATCAGACAAAAAGTATTGATAAGATATTCACTATTAATACTGCTTTTCCATATTTGCTTTTATTTAGTATTTTGGTTTGGGGATGTTATGTATTTATTCATAAAAGAACTATTTTGGGATTAAGACTTGAGATATTGAATGATAGAAAGCCATTAAGTAAATTTTTCGGCATTAATGAGTTTAAGTATAAGTTTTGTACGGTATTTACCAGTGCTTTTTTAAATGGTCTTGTGGGTTCAATATTTTTAATTTTTTTTAAGAATTATTTATTTTTAGGATTAACTGCTGGGTTTGGCTGGAATGGATTTGTTGTTGCTGTAGTTTCAGGATTTAATTATATGTATGTATTATGTTTTAGTTTGTTTTTTGCAATGCTGAATGAATTTAATAATTATCTTAAAATAAATTATTCGTTTAAATTTGAATTTATTGGTTTATATCAAGCTATATCGATTTTTATTGCATTGTTTTTAATTAATTCGGGTAAAAAATAA
- a CDS encoding ATP-binding cassette domain-containing protein: MVEFKNIVKFFPDVEKPILDSVNLRIEESKILTVIGRNGEGKSTLSKIIAGFIRFDSGDVLVNNIRQKNWNVDLAKSNGIYIVSQIPKLDMNLKVWEYLSVYWFDSQFFMPMNKSHTYRYYKWLRQFYNIAFNLETRIQDLNIKEIYFLLIISSLKKNARIIIFDESVSYFSQKEAKEFIKLLQALKRSGITSLFITHREIGDAIKFSDEFIILKEGKCFRTTNKEIILSKLEIPADKFISISIRRGGLNEDFIKFNLFFEDFWKYDISFSLKKRGVLGIIAEEAVIKTWEKLFLGEIPFVGCIKMNGCRYEYIDFYELKAGFLPLGIGNLFSDNMTILDSFLAKIMSFENEIFIKQSIINDLKKFFRNNMEYCDSKILKTFYSKSLSFSGGTLKKLALLREKYITKSFLICFSPLSNLDYRAYSETSNFIRNFSNEKPVLLITPNLDELLLLSDDVLAIKAGEVILRLKREHINKEALKEMLFI, from the coding sequence ATGGTAGAGTTTAAAAACATAGTAAAATTTTTTCCAGATGTTGAAAAACCTATTCTAGATAGTGTTAATTTAAGAATTGAGGAATCTAAAATCTTGACTGTAATTGGGAGAAATGGGGAAGGTAAGAGTACCTTATCAAAAATTATAGCTGGATTTATTCGTTTTGATAGTGGTGATGTACTTGTAAATAATATTAGGCAAAAAAATTGGAATGTAGATTTGGCAAAGAGTAATGGTATTTATATTGTGTCTCAGATTCCAAAACTTGATATGAACTTAAAAGTTTGGGAATATCTTAGTGTTTATTGGTTTGATTCTCAATTTTTTATGCCAATGAATAAATCCCATACCTATAGATATTATAAATGGCTTAGGCAATTTTATAATATTGCTTTTAATCTAGAGACTAGAATACAAGATTTGAATATTAAAGAAATCTATTTTTTGCTTATTATTTCTTCCCTGAAAAAAAATGCAAGGATTATTATTTTCGATGAGAGTGTTTCTTATTTTTCTCAAAAAGAGGCTAAAGAGTTTATTAAATTGCTTCAAGCTCTTAAAAGGTCAGGTATTACTTCTCTTTTTATTACTCATAGAGAAATTGGCGATGCCATAAAATTTAGTGATGAATTTATTATTTTAAAAGAGGGGAAGTGTTTTAGAACGACAAATAAAGAGATAATACTTAGCAAGCTTGAAATTCCTGCTGATAAATTTATTTCTATAAGTATCAGGCGTGGTGGGCTAAATGAGGATTTTATAAAATTTAATTTGTTTTTTGAAGATTTTTGGAAGTATGATATTAGTTTTTCTTTGAAAAAAAGAGGAGTTTTAGGAATTATTGCAGAAGAGGCAGTAATAAAAACATGGGAAAAATTGTTCTTAGGCGAGATCCCATTTGTAGGATGTATAAAGATGAATGGGTGTAGATATGAATATATTGATTTTTATGAGTTAAAGGCTGGGTTTTTACCTTTAGGAATTGGTAATTTATTTTCTGATAATATGACTATATTGGATAGCTTTTTGGCCAAAATAATGAGTTTTGAAAATGAGATTTTTATTAAACAGTCTATTATTAATGATCTTAAAAAATTTTTTAGAAACAACATGGAATATTGTGATAGTAAGATACTAAAGACTTTTTATTCTAAGTCTTTATCATTTTCTGGAGGAACTTTGAAAAAACTTGCTCTTTTGAGAGAAAAGTATATTACAAAGAGCTTTTTAATTTGTTTTTCACCTCTTAGTAATTTAGACTATAGAGCATATAGTGAGACATCTAATTTTATTCGTAATTTTTCTAATGAAAAGCCTGTCCTATTAATTACTCCTAATTTAGATGAGTTATTGCTTTTGTCTGATGATGTTTTGGCAATAAAGGCTGGTGAGGTTATATTGAGATTGAAAAGAGAACATATCAACAAAGAGGCTTTAAAGGAAATGTTGTTTATATGA
- a CDS encoding BMP family ABC transporter substrate-binding protein produces the protein MSKALFFRIFCVFVSLICLFLFVYINFFRIREPRSSSNRKIALFIPGIISGSPSYKAMYDFLIEFEKNKSDIDIRLFEAGFNQHEWIELLEKLLNSNNYDFLITSNNAMQGIIDRVSSNYPYTKFLIFDSLVKNTNPQVYSISYNVAEEAYILGYYVGLFLKSSNLYNKNVALIAGQEYPVMNNYIFPYFKNGIKEVLDSEVFFRTLGNWHDSNRVKVLSDSLILDLGVSVVLPIVGTAIKGVLSSVREHGVFAVLFDGEDYLNNKDNIIGSGVTNQRFYLEKVLEKALKGELKYGTYKVLGFKERGVSFNLLNKFYLEKTDSKLKKRLEEKMKEMHDTEIKINLE, from the coding sequence GTGAGTAAAGCTCTTTTTTTTAGGATTTTTTGTGTTTTCGTTTCACTAATTTGTTTGTTTTTATTTGTTTATATTAATTTTTTTAGAATTAGAGAACCTAGGTCTTCATCTAATAGGAAAATTGCATTATTTATTCCTGGAATCATTAGTGGTTCCCCTTCTTATAAAGCAATGTATGATTTTTTAATTGAATTTGAAAAAAATAAAAGTGATATTGATATTCGGTTGTTTGAAGCTGGGTTTAATCAGCATGAATGGATAGAATTACTCGAAAAGTTATTAAATTCCAACAATTATGATTTTTTAATAACGTCAAATAATGCAATGCAGGGAATTATTGATAGGGTTTCTTCCAATTATCCTTATACTAAGTTCTTGATTTTTGATTCTTTAGTTAAAAATACTAACCCACAAGTGTATTCAATCTCCTATAATGTTGCAGAAGAAGCTTACATATTGGGTTATTATGTGGGTTTATTTTTAAAAAGTTCTAACTTATATAATAAAAATGTTGCCTTGATTGCTGGGCAAGAATATCCTGTTATGAATAATTATATTTTTCCTTATTTCAAGAATGGAATTAAAGAGGTTTTAGATTCAGAAGTGTTCTTTAGAACTTTAGGAAATTGGCATGATAGCAATAGGGTAAAAGTTTTATCTGACTCTTTAATTTTAGACTTAGGAGTTTCTGTGGTTCTTCCAATTGTGGGTACAGCTATTAAAGGAGTTCTCTCATCGGTTCGTGAGCATGGTGTTTTTGCTGTTCTTTTTGATGGTGAAGATTATTTAAATAATAAAGATAATATTATTGGTTCAGGCGTTACAAATCAAAGATTTTATTTAGAGAAAGTCTTGGAAAAAGCCCTTAAAGGGGAGCTTAAATATGGAACTTATAAGGTTCTTGGCTTTAAAGAAAGAGGGGTTTCATTTAATTTGTTAAATAAGTTTTATTTAGAGAAAACTGATTCAAAACTTAAAAAAAGACTTGAGGAAAAAATGAAAGAGATGCATGATACTGAGATCAAAATAAATTTAGAATAA
- a CDS encoding LysM peptidoglycan-binding domain-containing protein: MIKKSKLLFLMLSVFALFLISCKTPPEDTKNANSKISTKETGDIKRDIEDIKHGILKERGNLFYSKEFNETEKIEKEMHKKFAKGKIKEGNEIALKVLERYRNIARDTTEKKEKINYLKENIEKYLNDAETNEAYIWIPLEIDEVNNLYFEATRKYKMYDIESSLGMYSKTFNKAQQTAKKAKEARALKETEERMYKQLKALEDASELPVYRNNKLIKPSPWNGRALLKDKGERINLLNPQNETYLLGQMDSLVLAYEENTEEVKTPDPNKFKTFQLIEKARQLWEQGLEAKNLNNFRLANELFLDSARYLKAYQSHSSKELYIIKIGNTLWGISKKLYNDPYLWPKIWFANRQKIQNPDLIHENWKIIIPSK, encoded by the coding sequence ATGATAAAAAAAAGCAAATTATTATTTTTAATGTTATCTGTATTTGCTCTTTTCTTAATTTCATGTAAGACCCCACCAGAGGATACAAAAAATGCAAACTCCAAAATTTCAACTAAAGAAACTGGGGATATAAAAAGAGACATTGAAGATATAAAACACGGAATCTTAAAAGAAAGAGGAAATCTTTTTTATTCTAAAGAATTTAATGAGACTGAAAAAATTGAAAAAGAAATGCACAAAAAATTTGCAAAGGGAAAGATTAAAGAAGGTAATGAAATTGCCCTAAAGGTATTAGAAAGGTACAGAAATATCGCAAGAGATACAACAGAAAAAAAAGAAAAAATAAATTATTTGAAAGAAAACATTGAAAAATACTTAAATGATGCTGAAACTAATGAAGCATACATATGGATCCCATTAGAAATAGACGAAGTAAATAACTTATATTTCGAAGCAACAAGAAAATATAAAATGTATGATATCGAAAGCTCTCTTGGAATGTATAGTAAAACATTTAATAAAGCACAACAAACTGCTAAAAAGGCAAAAGAAGCAAGAGCTCTTAAAGAAACGGAAGAGAGAATGTATAAACAATTAAAAGCACTGGAAGATGCTTCTGAACTCCCCGTTTACAGAAACAATAAACTCATTAAACCATCACCATGGAATGGAAGAGCGCTTCTTAAAGATAAAGGTGAACGCATAAATCTTTTAAACCCACAAAATGAAACTTACTTACTTGGACAAATGGATTCATTAGTACTTGCTTATGAAGAAAATACTGAAGAAGTAAAAACTCCAGACCCAAATAAATTTAAAACATTCCAGCTTATTGAAAAAGCCAGACAACTATGGGAACAAGGACTTGAGGCTAAGAATCTTAATAATTTTAGACTTGCAAATGAATTATTCTTAGATTCTGCAAGATATCTAAAAGCCTATCAAAGTCACTCAAGTAAAGAGTTATATATAATTAAAATAGGAAACACCTTGTGGGGTATTTCTAAGAAATTGTACAATGACCCTTACCTATGGCCAAAAATTTGGTTTGCAAACAGACAAAAAATTCAGAATCCAGATTTAATACATGAAAATTGGAAAATAATAATTCCTTCTAAATAA
- a CDS encoding tetratricopeptide repeat protein, which produces MNKLVLINILFFSCYTVTHLNKQLTKDTPYSIYLREAQKATNINDYQSALKIYEKMIENYKENESIVAIGKYEIAFIYYVTNKNNTAKKLFEELIQSNIQTPKWVIPLSQKIIEKIQNKQKNKS; this is translated from the coding sequence ATGAACAAACTAGTACTAATAAATATCCTATTCTTTTCCTGCTATACAGTAACCCACTTAAACAAACAACTTACAAAAGACACTCCTTACAGCATTTACCTAAGAGAAGCTCAAAAAGCAACAAATATTAACGATTATCAATCTGCTTTAAAGATATATGAAAAAATGATTGAAAATTATAAAGAAAATGAAAGCATCGTTGCCATAGGAAAGTATGAAATCGCATTCATATATTATGTGACAAATAAAAACAATACAGCAAAAAAGCTCTTTGAAGAATTAATACAATCTAATATACAAACACCTAAATGGGTAATTCCTTTATCTCAAAAGATAATAGAGAAAATACAAAACAAACAAAAAAATAAATCATAA
- a CDS encoding vWA domain-containing protein → MRKAYFIISLFIVFNLFSSMNDHLNINIDDVYVEAHEDGFHLFIRKKPDIKSVILTESFEIPDKSKDVSTYSFRTLEYNRINGDEIRILNGRVIQNRHLLSLTSSTPVQNRRFGQAFHILIPKKLRYGFPKFSTRSGDIDLEVLKRKKDPFWFSIRTFEKKYNDYLGQYKDNAYELFFGDIQLENTIDNNDLKKEFSRFADDVVVAKKGLDLVDKIKNILEKSEDPFADLDLVFVIDVTDSMKNHIEILREHLFSMIEPQLSQYRSYRVGFVFYKDYLEDFLTRSFDFNNKEYLNNVLEDISVGGGGDYPEAVFEGINAAVTQFDWKADNRFIIVLGNAPPHEYPRGPIVYEDVIRSAKEKDITIYGILLK, encoded by the coding sequence ATGAGAAAAGCTTACTTTATTATTTCCTTATTTATTGTATTTAATTTATTTTCTTCAATGAATGATCACTTAAATATTAATATTGATGATGTATATGTTGAAGCGCATGAAGATGGTTTTCATCTTTTTATAAGAAAAAAGCCAGATATTAAATCGGTTATTTTAACTGAGTCTTTTGAAATTCCAGATAAGAGTAAAGACGTTTCTACTTATTCATTTAGAACATTGGAGTATAATAGAATTAATGGGGATGAGATTAGAATTTTAAATGGTAGGGTTATTCAAAATAGACATCTCTTATCATTAACATCTTCTACACCTGTTCAAAATAGAAGATTTGGACAGGCTTTTCATATCTTAATACCTAAAAAGTTGAGATACGGTTTTCCTAAATTTTCGACAAGGAGTGGTGATATCGATTTAGAAGTTCTAAAGAGAAAAAAAGATCCTTTTTGGTTTTCAATTAGAACTTTTGAGAAAAAATATAATGATTATTTAGGTCAGTATAAGGATAATGCTTATGAGTTATTCTTTGGAGACATTCAACTAGAAAATACAATTGATAATAATGATTTAAAAAAAGAATTTTCTAGGTTTGCAGATGATGTTGTTGTTGCAAAAAAAGGACTTGATCTTGTTGATAAGATAAAAAATATTCTAGAAAAATCAGAAGATCCGTTTGCTGATTTAGATCTTGTTTTTGTTATTGATGTGACTGATAGCATGAAAAATCATATCGAAATTTTAAGAGAACATCTTTTCTCTATGATAGAACCGCAATTAAGTCAATATAGATCTTATAGAGTAGGTTTTGTATTTTATAAGGATTATCTTGAAGATTTTTTAACAAGATCTTTTGATTTTAATAATAAGGAATATTTAAATAATGTTCTTGAAGATATTAGTGTGGGTGGTGGGGGAGATTATCCTGAGGCAGTATTTGAGGGAATTAATGCAGCTGTTACTCAATTTGATTGGAAAGCAGATAATAGGTTTATTATCGTATTAGGTAATGCACCTCCCCATGAATATCCCCGAGGACCTATAGTTTATGAGGATGTTATTAGATCTGCTAAGGAAAAAGATATTACAATTTATGGAATATTACTTAAGTAG